aCCTCTCCCAGGAACTTATGGACCTAAATAGTTTTAGCCTATATTAGTCCATTTTGTTTGGTATTTTAGAGGCTAAAACAAACTAAAGTGGAGGACTTATGTATTTGCCCCTACAAACAAACATCGTCTTAAGGTGATAATTATAGCCTCTTAAGGTGataattattttgggacagctTTCATTATAACAACTTTggaacataattttttgatcTAACTAGAAGATGCTTTAGGGACATATGTACTATTTCAGTTCCCGGATGTAAACTGAAATTTGATATCTGAAACTTGTGTTATTTATCTGTCTCGTATCTTTAGTCTTTGTTAAACAACATAAATTCTATGCCCAATGTATGTACCCAACAAACCAAAATAATCAGTCcaataaacttctaaaataattagtgTCTATGATTGAGATTTCAGTCCAAACATTATGGTTAAGAAGGTAGGGTACATAGGTACTCTGAATAACATACTACTCCCCGTCCGCTATTTCCATAAAactatttcttaaaataaaactatttcttcgctgctaaaaataaaactatttcttCGCTGCTTAAGAaattataacattttttttaattttcttaccTACAGTTTTCTACCTATCCAATCATTTCCAACTATTCTCTCTcactttttcttgttttacgTGGTTAATATTTGGATCTatgaatatatgtttgacatatctaaaattttatacaaatatataaaattataaatcatgctaAACGTATATTTTActaaaccaaatcataataaaataattaatatatttaaattttaaataagataaatgattagaCCTAAAAGTCGATCGttttaaacaataaaattaagggAGTGCTTTGTTAGTTTCAGTGAACAGCTCTTCTTGACAGCTCCGTAGAGATGTAGTAtgatttagtatttttttttctgcctatatatatttgtaaggtaaaatttaaatattaactttaaatttgaagttaattttatctttttttcgtatatacaatttttattcataaatataaggtaaaatttaaatttttaactttaaatttgaagttaattttataatttttttacgaagtttattttcagacGTAGccaaattgctaaaaatacgtatatacaatttttattcataaatataaggtaaaatttaaatttttaactttaaatttgaagttaattttataattttttacgaagtttattttcagacGTAGccaaattactaaaaatacgtatatacaatttttattcataaattatttctcccGTGTAAATTCCAACTATCATCCGAAGCTGGCTGTCACCTCCCAGCCAATGCAAATTTGTACagttttgggacggagagagtgCGAATTTGTACAGTTTTGGGACGGCGGAGTACCACTAGCTGTCACCTCCAGCTGAAGTCCACTAGCACACCAAAGATAATTCAGCACTGACCGAAGTACTGAAACTGACTCCGCGGCGAAGATTGAAGTGAAACTGACTTCATGTAAAATTCAGCGGCGAAGATTGAAGAACACAGCACAGGATGATGAACTATGATGCCGGTATCACATATGGTTCTTTCACTGAAAGACAGTATTACAGATGCGGTTACACaaaacctgaaaaaaaatggggaCAAACTGATAGAGCAAAACTGCAGAAGCTCTCTTGCAGTTTCAGCTTTGACTCaaacccaaaaagaaaaaaagagataaaaacGCCGAAGATATCCAAAGACTAAAATTTTCTGGCTGCTACACCAATCACTAGCAACGACGACGATACGCCGATTGAACCCTTTCTTCCTCTTCGTCTTCATCCATGGAAGCAACCAGTCACTACTCATCAAAGACACATCAGGtaggcagcagcggcggcggcaatgaAGGTAGATAGCGAGGTGAAAGACCCCTCATGTCGtcctcatcttcttcttcctcaagCAGACGCCTTGTCATACTTGAGGGGCTTGACAACCTCCCAGGTGAAGTCAGGGTCCTCGCGGCCGAAATGGCCGTAGGCGGCGGTCTTGATGAACCGGTTGCCGCCCCTCTTGAGGTCGAGGTTGATGGTCATCATCCCCGGCCTGAAGTCGAAGTTCTCCTTCACGATGTTGAGGATCTCCTTGTCGGGGATCTTGCCGGTGCCGTAGGAGTCGACGAACACGGAGAGCGGCTCGGGCACGCCAATGGCGTAGGACACCTGCACGATGCAGCGGCGGGCGAGGCCGCTGGCGACGATGCTCTTGGCCGCCTGCCTGGCGATGTAGGCGCCGCTGCGGTCGACCTTGGTCGGGTCCTTGCCGGagaaggcgccgccgccgtgggctCCCCAGCCGCCGTAGGTGTCGATGATGATCTTGCGGCCGGTGAggccggcgtcgccgtggGGCCCGCCGATGACGAAGCGGCCGGAGGGGTTGAGGTGGAAGATGGTCTTCTCGTCGAGGTACTTCTCCGGGATGACCGGCTTGATGACGTGCTCCTTGAGGTCGGCGGCGATCTCGTCGTTGGTGACGGTCTCGTCGTGCTGGGTGGAGATGAGGACGGTGTGGACGCGGACGGGGACCCTGGCGCCGCCCTCGTTGAGGTACTCGACGGTGACCTGGGTCTTGCCGTCGGGCCTGAGCCACGCACAGGTGCCGTTCTTGCGGACCTCGGTGAGGCGGGCGCCGAGCTTGGTGGCGAGGACGTGGCTGAGCGGCATCAGCTCGGGGGTCTCGTCGGTGGCGTAGCCGAACATGTGGCCctggtcgccggcgccgatctCCTCGGGGCGCTTGGTGAAGTGGCCGTGCACGCCCTGAGCGATGTCGGGCGACTGCTGCTCGATGTTGACGAGCACCTTGCACCGGTCGGCATCGAGCCCGACGTCGTCGGAGACGAACCCGATGTTCCGGCAGGTGTCGCGGACGATCTTCTCGTAGTCCACGGTGGCCTTGGTGGTGATCTCGCCGAACACCATCACCATGTTGGTCTTGGTGCACGTCTCGCAGGCGACCTTGCTCTCGGGGTCCTGCGCGAGGCACGCGTCCAGCACGGCGTCCGACACCTGGTCGCACAGCTTGTCCGGGTGACCCTCGTTCACGGACTCGGAGGTGAAGAGGAACGTCTCCGCCGCCATTTCTGTCTGCCCTCTGCGCGCATTACAACCAAGCAATCAGCAAAGATTCCATTTTTCCCCTTCTCTGCAGACGATTTGTACATACAACCCATTCATCGCAGCCAAGACTACCAACGAACTGGTGGGTTCGAGAGAAAagattcgtttttttttgccaaaaaaatgatgagcaattttactaccACTACTTCATGATAAAAGAAGAGAGCAAATTCGAGTTCTCCATTGGTGTAGCTCAAAGGCAAAATTAATCGCAAAACAGAGACAAATACTCCCACTTCAGATCTACTActgcaaaatattatactGCTCTGCTGCCGACAACCAAGTAGTGACAAAACTTGGATTTTAAAATTGGATCCACCAACAGGAAGAAACCACCACTAGTTAGATCTAGGCGATTCCCCTACGAACCAccgcaaagaaaaaaaaagttcgaTTTTCCCCCCATTTTTTATGTTCATCCAGACATCCATAATCGATTGAACAACCCATTCCCGCAACCGAGAAACGAACAAGCAAAATCAAACAACCCCCAGATCTCCAATCCCCCAACTCAGATCTAACCTAACCAAAAACCCCAAACCCAAGAGAAGGGATCTCACATGGCGAGcgagcacgcacgcacgcacgactCGGGAAActgaggcggcggaggggatcgAGGAGGGAGCTCACCTTCCTTCGCCGCTTGTGCTTTTATTCGGGGGGGCGCGGGGAtacggcgagcggaggagagagggagagtcCGGTATGTGTGATGTCTTTGCAGCACACGGGGGTGGCCTCCGGGATGCGCTCCGGCCGGCTATTTATAGCCGGCGGGGCAGCAGGCGTCGGGTGCGGATCGGCGGAGGCaggagaagacgacgacgacgacgcgggcgCTGGGGCCCACCAGGGCGGGCGGGTGCGCGAGGCGTCGCGTGCGAAAAGTATTTCGCCTAGCGACTAGCGAGGGCGTGCACGTGAGGGACCTGCACGATCGCTGGCCCGGAAAAAACTTTTCTCACCCGACTGGCCTCGGCGCCGCatcactgataggtggggccccTTTGCACCCGTCTCGGCCGAGGACTCACCAACCCCGTGGCTGGCTGGCCGCCACCAACCCCATGTTGTGTGGGGCCCACCTCACCAAACATCTCGCGctcgcgctctctctctccccttccaCTAGCTTTCTTcttttgtatttctttttttccaattacgtggtggttttattttttttgttttgagggtttttttttagtttggttGGCAAATTTTCTCCGCCTCACCAACCATTGTTGCTTTTGGTGACGTgagatgttttttctttctttttttttgtgtattttGAGTTTTGGAGGAgggttcaattttttttattaatttgtggGTGTGGGGAGCTCTtgcaaaaaatgattttgtttttgcatgttGTTTTCAATCGGCTTTGTAGTTGGTGGAGTAGGAGCATGAGGGAAAAATAGTGCGGCGTGGTCTTGACAGTGAAAACAAAAAGTGAAATAAATTAGTGTGCTTCACAGATTACTAGACATcgagttaaaaatataaattaatatcgGCAAAAAACATTTAACTATGAACCATGTGCAACTTGTTTTTGAAATTATGTGTAACAACTAGCATAGACCCATACATCATTTTTCAGCATCAACTATGAAATTTTGCAACTTTTTATAGCAATTGAGAAAATTACTGACAACTATTTCTAAATCTGCATTTATAagaaacattttatttatttcctaCTTGAAAGATTCCAACAGAACTTTCAAAAGGTTTTGGTCAAGAATAAAGGATTTTCTTTACTGACAAGGACGTACTAGTGACTAGTATTTGatataaaatccaaaatttcacTATATGAACACAGAACACACATATCtttggatttttattcatGCTTGTTTGACTAGATAGCTCAGAGCAGCAATATTCGAGCTCTTTTGAAGCACATGTTTGAGAAACACAAAGAATTATGATAAACACatacatttttaataagaatGCAATTACAAAACAATCGCAGACCaccaggaaaaaaatataagaattatCTTTTGAATTTATCgcagaaaaaaacacatgaattggATATAATCATAGTCTCAAGAGAATTTCTAATATGCTAAAATTCTTGTTAACTTTTCTCCAAAACCTACAAatttcttgttaaatttcttaagaatttcatattatttggAAAACTCTAgtgatttatttcaaaatgcCATATAGGGGGGAAAACACCTACAAAATTCCTCTACAAATCATTTGATTCAATGGGGGCCTTCATGTGTGGATTTTTTCCTCctatttttgcaaaagcaaaacTTACAAAAGTCCTCTACAAATCATTTGATTCAACGggggccttcgtgtgtgaatTTTTTCCTCctatttttgcaaaagcaaaacCTACAAAATTCCTCTACAAATCATTTGATTCAAATTGCTGCCTAGTTGCAGCCGTGCAAAAGAGAAGTACAGTTGACGTAAACAACGGAAGCGCTTacacacaaaataaattgggAGAAGAAAATGTCACTTACCTAAAAAAGGTACCTGTATTTACTGTAACCGTTATATATACGACGAGACAAAATCGTACGAGCAGTGTACGTTTTCAGCCGCCGTAACCGTGATTTGTTGATACATGCGGATCTCCGTGCCACTACATACGCTGCTAATATCGCTGTGCGCCGTTAGTCATACGTACGATTGTTATTGTTCGTACGCATAGCACTGCTCTTACTG
This is a stretch of genomic DNA from Oryza brachyantha chromosome 1, ObraRS2, whole genome shotgun sequence. It encodes these proteins:
- the LOC102706694 gene encoding S-adenosylmethionine synthase 2 yields the protein MAAETFLFTSESVNEGHPDKLCDQVSDAVLDACLAQDPESKVACETCTKTNMVMVFGEITTKATVDYEKIVRDTCRNIGFVSDDVGLDADRCKVLVNIEQQSPDIAQGVHGHFTKRPEEIGAGDQGHMFGYATDETPELMPLSHVLATKLGARLTEVRKNGTCAWLRPDGKTQVTVEYLNEGGARVPVRVHTVLISTQHDETVTNDEIAADLKEHVIKPVIPEKYLDEKTIFHLNPSGRFVIGGPHGDAGLTGRKIIIDTYGGWGAHGGGAFSGKDPTKVDRSGAYIARQAAKSIVASGLARRCIVQVSYAIGVPEPLSVFVDSYGTGKIPDKEILNIVKENFDFRPGMMTINLDLKRGGNRFIKTAAYGHFGREDPDFTWEVVKPLKYDKASA